In Vibrio gangliei, a single window of DNA contains:
- a CDS encoding DeoR/GlpR family DNA-binding transcription regulator, with product MSKRNTQQRRHRIVQQVNDQGEVSVEALTKQFNISEVTIRKDLAALEASGLLLRRYGGAVALPKEIINEVFSEEVSKRKVELAKAASTLIKDHHRIIIDSGSTTGALIEQLNHKRGLVVMTNSLNVAHALNALEGEPTLLMTGGTWDTHSESFQGQVAEQVLRSYDFDQLFIGADGIDLARGTTTFNELLGLSQVMSEVARRVVVMVESDKIGRKIPNLELSWDKIDVLVTDEGITSEQQKQIEQHDVQVLIA from the coding sequence ATGTCAAAACGAAATACTCAACAGCGCCGCCATCGGATTGTTCAACAAGTGAATGATCAGGGAGAGGTGAGTGTCGAGGCGCTGACAAAGCAGTTCAATATCTCTGAAGTGACAATCAGAAAAGATCTGGCTGCACTTGAAGCGAGTGGTTTGTTGCTACGTCGTTATGGTGGTGCGGTGGCTTTGCCAAAAGAAATTATTAATGAAGTTTTTTCTGAAGAAGTTTCGAAACGAAAGGTTGAGTTAGCCAAAGCGGCTTCGACTTTAATCAAAGATCATCATCGCATCATTATTGACAGTGGTAGCACAACAGGCGCGTTGATTGAACAACTTAATCATAAGCGTGGCCTTGTGGTGATGACCAATTCGCTTAATGTTGCTCATGCACTAAATGCTTTAGAAGGAGAGCCAACGTTACTGATGACGGGCGGAACTTGGGACACCCATTCTGAATCGTTTCAAGGTCAGGTTGCTGAGCAGGTATTACGTTCTTACGATTTTGACCAATTGTTTATTGGTGCGGATGGCATTGATCTAGCTCGCGGAACGACCACCTTCAATGAACTACTCGGCTTGAGCCAAGTGATGTCTGAAGTGGCTCGTCGTGTGGTGGTCATGGTGGAATCTGACAAAATTGGTCGCAAAATTCCAAATTTAGAGCTGTCATGGGACAAGATTGATGTGTTGGTGACAGACGAAGGCATTACATCAGAACAACAAAAACAAATCGAACAGCATGATGTTCAAGTTCTGATTGCTTAG
- the glmS gene encoding glutamine--fructose-6-phosphate transaminase (isomerizing) encodes MCGIVGAVAQRDVAEILVEGLRRLEYRGYDSAGVAVVDAESKMTRVRRLGKVQELADAVEAEQVLGGTGIAHTRWATHGEPSEINAHPHVSGDIAVVHNGIIENHEPLRALLRERGYVFESQTDTEVIAHLVEWELRTANSLIEALQKAVKQLEGAYGTVVFDRKDPTRVVVARSGSPIVIGLGMGENFIASDQLALLNVTRRFMYLEEGDVAEVTRREVMVFDHSGIAVERSVSESNAEHDAADKGQYRHYMQKEIFEQPTALVKTMEGRLTKDSVITESIGVNAAEILSKVEHVQIIACGTSYNAGMTARYWFESLAGVSCDVEIASEFRYRNFVTRPNSLLITLSQSGETADTLAALRLAKEKGYMSAMTICNVAGSSLVRESDFAFMTRAGAEIGVASTKAFTTQLAALLMLVTAMGKQQNRIDAAKEAEIVSALHTLPNDIEKALAYDKDIEALAEDFADKHHTLFLGRGEFYPIAVEAALKLKEISYIHAEAYAAGELKHGPLALIDADMPVVVVAPNNDLLEKLKSNIEEVRARGGLLYVFADAGAGFDGDESMKIINLPHVSEITAPIYYTISMQLLSYHVALIKGTDVDQPRNLAKAVTVE; translated from the coding sequence ATGTGTGGAATCGTGGGTGCTGTGGCACAACGTGATGTAGCGGAAATTCTAGTCGAAGGTCTACGCCGCTTGGAATACCGTGGTTATGATTCAGCTGGCGTGGCTGTTGTTGATGCAGAGTCGAAGATGACTCGAGTACGCCGTTTAGGTAAGGTGCAAGAGTTAGCCGATGCCGTTGAAGCTGAGCAGGTTCTTGGCGGAACAGGAATTGCTCATACACGCTGGGCAACGCATGGTGAACCTTCTGAAATTAATGCGCACCCTCATGTGTCTGGTGATATCGCTGTCGTGCATAACGGTATTATTGAAAATCACGAGCCATTACGTGCACTGTTACGTGAGCGTGGCTATGTATTTGAATCCCAAACGGATACCGAGGTGATTGCTCACCTAGTGGAGTGGGAGTTACGCACCGCCAATTCTTTAATTGAAGCTTTACAAAAAGCCGTTAAGCAGTTGGAAGGGGCATACGGTACCGTCGTTTTTGATCGTAAAGATCCCACTCGTGTTGTGGTCGCGCGTTCTGGTAGCCCGATTGTTATTGGTCTGGGCATGGGCGAGAACTTCATTGCCTCGGATCAGTTAGCCCTACTTAATGTGACTCGTCGTTTTATGTACTTAGAAGAAGGCGATGTGGCAGAAGTCACTCGCCGTGAAGTGATGGTTTTTGATCATTCTGGCATCGCTGTTGAGCGTAGTGTTTCTGAATCGAATGCAGAGCATGATGCTGCTGATAAAGGCCAGTACCGTCACTACATGCAAAAAGAAATCTTTGAGCAACCAACCGCATTAGTGAAAACGATGGAAGGTCGCTTAACAAAAGATAGTGTTATCACTGAAAGTATCGGTGTGAATGCTGCCGAGATTTTATCGAAAGTAGAACACGTACAAATCATCGCTTGTGGTACGTCTTATAACGCAGGTATGACGGCGCGTTACTGGTTCGAATCTCTCGCGGGCGTAAGCTGTGATGTCGAAATTGCTTCTGAATTCCGCTATCGTAATTTTGTTACCCGTCCAAATTCATTGTTGATTACTTTATCTCAATCGGGTGAAACGGCAGATACGTTAGCTGCTTTACGTTTAGCCAAAGAAAAAGGCTATATGTCGGCGATGACGATTTGTAATGTGGCGGGTTCGTCGCTCGTTCGTGAGTCGGACTTTGCTTTTATGACACGTGCAGGGGCTGAAATTGGCGTTGCTTCAACCAAAGCATTTACCACACAGCTAGCCGCATTACTGATGTTAGTTACGGCAATGGGTAAGCAACAAAACCGTATTGATGCAGCTAAAGAAGCAGAAATTGTGTCTGCATTACATACCTTACCTAATGATATTGAAAAAGCACTCGCTTACGATAAAGATATTGAAGCATTAGCAGAAGATTTTGCCGATAAACATCATACTTTATTTCTTGGCCGCGGTGAGTTTTACCCGATTGCGGTTGAGGCAGCGTTGAAGTTAAAAGAGATCTCCTACATTCATGCAGAGGCTTATGCCGCTGGTGAGCTGAAGCACGGCCCATTGGCGCTGATTGATGCTGATATGCCCGTTGTGGTCGTCGCGCCGAATAATGATTTGTTAGAAAAACTCAAATCGAATATTGAAGAAGTGCGTGCTCGCGGTGGTTTGTTGTATGTTTTTGCCGATGCGGGTGCAGGTTTTGATGGTGATGAAAGCATGAAGATCATCAACTTACCTCATGTCAGTGAAATCACGGCACCGATTTACTACACCATCTCAATGCAACTGCTGTCTTATCATGTTGCTTTGATTAAAGGGACCGACGTGGACCAACCTCGTAACTTGGCTAAAGCGGTTACCGTTGAGTAA
- a CDS encoding TIGR04211 family SH3 domain-containing protein, protein MKKLLSFVLLACFFAPMANASDFYISDNLFTYVHSGPSNDYRIIGSVNAGEKIKLLSTNKSTGFSQIIDENGRKGWVESKYVTQTVSISIRLPELEKELATVKEKLSNAQETSDTEKAGLVSSLELSKKQITDLETNYRKINQQLADSQEEVRALRAKIDTQKEDLLLRYFMYGGGVAGLGLLFGLILPHIIPRRKKNPGGWA, encoded by the coding sequence GTGAAAAAGCTTCTTAGCTTCGTATTATTGGCATGTTTTTTTGCCCCAATGGCAAACGCGAGTGACTTCTACATTTCAGACAATCTTTTCACTTACGTACACTCGGGTCCTAGCAATGATTACCGCATCATTGGTAGTGTCAACGCAGGTGAAAAAATCAAACTATTAAGCACAAATAAATCAACAGGCTTTAGCCAGATTATTGATGAAAATGGTCGTAAAGGTTGGGTGGAAAGTAAGTACGTCACTCAAACCGTTAGTATTTCGATTCGCCTACCTGAATTAGAAAAAGAACTGGCAACCGTTAAAGAAAAATTAAGCAACGCGCAAGAAACGTCTGATACAGAAAAAGCAGGCTTGGTGAGCTCTTTAGAATTAAGCAAAAAGCAGATCACGGATTTAGAAACTAACTATCGTAAAATCAACCAACAACTGGCTGACTCTCAAGAAGAAGTTCGCGCTTTACGTGCTAAAATTGATACACAAAAAGAAGACTTACTACTTCGCTACTTTATGTACGGTGGTGGTGTTGCAGGGCTAGGTTTACTATTTGGTTTGATCTTGCCGCACATTATCCCGCGTCGTAAGAAAAACCCTGGCGGCTGGGCGTAA
- a CDS encoding inorganic phosphate transporter: MDILANYGTILILVAAFFGFLMAVGIGANDVANAMGTSVGSKALTVKQAIVIAMIFEFAGAYLAGGEVTDTIRKGVIDTSYFVSQPDVLVYGMMASLLAAGTWLLLASYMGWPVSTTHSIIGAIIGFACVSVGTQGVDWHSVQGIVGSWIVTPFIAGIFAYGIFVSAQRLIFDTENPLHNAKRFVPVYMFITTMVIALVTIKKGLKHVGLHLSHTEAWLYSAGISALVMICGYIYINRKFANQKEDHSFAGVESIFSVLMVITACAMAFAHGSNDVANAIGPLSAVVSTIEHMGQLTAKSEIAWWILPLGGIGIVVGLATMGHKVMATVGTGITELTPSRGFAAQLATASTVVLASGTGLPISTTQTLVGAVLGVGFARGIAALNLGVVRNIVASWIITLPAGAVLAIVFFYAIQGLFA, encoded by the coding sequence ATGGATATCCTCGCTAACTATGGCACTATTTTAATTTTAGTTGCCGCGTTTTTTGGTTTCCTAATGGCTGTTGGTATTGGTGCGAACGATGTTGCCAATGCAATGGGTACATCTGTTGGTTCTAAAGCACTAACAGTTAAACAAGCAATCGTCATTGCGATGATTTTTGAATTTGCCGGCGCTTACCTTGCTGGTGGAGAGGTTACAGACACCATTCGTAAAGGTGTTATCGATACCTCTTACTTCGTTTCTCAACCCGATGTACTGGTCTATGGTATGATGGCATCGCTACTTGCCGCGGGTACTTGGTTACTGCTTGCTTCTTATATGGGCTGGCCAGTATCAACAACGCATTCGATCATCGGTGCAATCATTGGTTTTGCCTGTGTTTCTGTTGGTACACAAGGTGTCGACTGGCACTCAGTACAAGGTATTGTCGGTAGCTGGATCGTAACTCCGTTTATTGCCGGTATTTTTGCTTACGGTATTTTTGTCAGTGCGCAACGCCTGATTTTTGATACAGAAAACCCGCTACACAATGCTAAACGCTTCGTTCCAGTTTACATGTTCATCACCACCATGGTGATTGCACTAGTAACCATCAAGAAAGGCTTAAAGCATGTGGGCTTACACCTGTCTCACACTGAAGCTTGGTTATACTCTGCTGGCATATCGGCTTTAGTCATGATTTGTGGCTACATCTACATCAACCGAAAGTTTGCCAATCAAAAAGAAGATCACAGCTTTGCTGGTGTTGAAAGCATCTTCAGCGTATTGATGGTCATTACGGCGTGTGCAATGGCTTTTGCGCATGGTTCAAACGATGTAGCAAACGCTATTGGCCCTCTATCTGCAGTGGTTTCTACCATTGAACACATGGGGCAATTAACAGCCAAGAGTGAGATCGCTTGGTGGATCTTGCCTCTAGGTGGTATCGGTATCGTTGTCGGTCTTGCCACTATGGGTCATAAAGTGATGGCAACCGTTGGTACTGGCATCACTGAACTGACTCCAAGCCGTGGTTTTGCAGCTCAATTAGCAACTGCATCAACAGTAGTTTTAGCATCAGGTACTGGCTTACCTATCTCAACTACACAAACACTGGTTGGTGCGGTCTTAGGTGTTGGCTTTGCTCGTGGTATCGCAGCATTGAACCTTGGTGTTGTACGTAACATCGTAGCATCTTGGATCATTACCCTACCAGCAGGTGCTGTACTTGCTATCGTGTTCTTCTACGCCATTCAAGGTTTGTTTGCTTAA
- a CDS encoding TIGR00153 family protein, protein MPVNTIMGLFAKSPIKPLQEHVVCVNDCCSQLIPFFEHCLKGDWETANKIREDISRLEREADVLKREIRLKLPRGLFMPVDRTDMLELLTQQDKLANLAKDIAGRVIGRQLEIPSQMQESFLAYVSRCLDAAKQAQEVIHELDELLETGFKGREVTLVAEMINQLDEIEDDTDTMQIALRQELMAIESKYNPIDVVFLYKILEWVGGIADQAQRVGARLEVMLSRS, encoded by the coding sequence ATGCCAGTAAATACAATTATGGGGTTATTTGCAAAGTCCCCTATCAAGCCTTTGCAAGAGCACGTTGTTTGCGTAAATGATTGTTGCTCACAATTAATCCCTTTTTTCGAACATTGCCTTAAAGGTGACTGGGAAACCGCGAATAAAATTCGTGAAGATATTTCTCGCTTAGAACGTGAAGCAGACGTATTAAAGCGTGAAATCCGCCTTAAACTGCCTCGCGGTCTATTCATGCCCGTTGACCGTACCGATATGCTTGAACTTCTAACTCAACAAGACAAGCTTGCTAACCTTGCAAAAGATATTGCAGGTCGAGTCATCGGTCGCCAACTAGAAATCCCTTCACAAATGCAAGAAAGCTTCCTTGCTTATGTTTCTCGTTGCCTTGATGCAGCAAAACAAGCACAAGAAGTGATTCATGAACTTGACGAATTACTAGAAACAGGTTTCAAAGGTCGCGAAGTGACCCTTGTTGCTGAAATGATTAACCAACTAGATGAAATTGAAGATGACACTGACACCATGCAAATTGCTTTGCGTCAGGAACTCATGGCAATTGAATCTAAATACAACCCAATCGATGTTGTCTTTTTATATAAGATCCTTGAATGGGTTGGTGGTATCGCCGATCAAGCACAGCGCGTAGGTGCTCGCTTGGAAGTCATGTTGTCTCGTTCGTAA
- a CDS encoding CYTH and CHAD domain-containing protein: METEIELKFFVSPDFSDILKQKIAETKVLQHSRKALGNTYFDTADNWLRQHDIGLRIRQSDDVFVQTVKTSGRVVAGLHQRPEYNAEHTCNEPDLSLHPEDIWPEGRDWQTLQQDIAPLFATNFEREQWLLSMSDGSQIEVAFDQGVVVSGEQQSPICEIELELKSGQTESLFTLARQLSDQGGMRLGNLSKAARGYRLAHNYTSDPVLDFTLIETDPKFSVEECFIQSLEHGLSHWHYHEQIYTEQCSIDALEQIDYAIHFIRQLFSVYGGIIPRRASALLRQEFKWLEEELAWLKTSQYLDDLTKDKGYALRKLDCQKQLVASLGEQKDALPDCENVMKLFESARYTAVLLDLSRWILSKGWQPFLDDKARDKMAQDVKPFAMKQLDRSWAELIEAFPIERELSRQDYIDQKNRLKRNLLTGLAFAYLFDLEQRTQFRMPWVDLLEGIDDLLTLEPLQQLLPELEEADQEQLERWIRRQEVSILYAMEQTRSRCIEASPYWHN, translated from the coding sequence ATGGAAACCGAAATAGAACTTAAGTTTTTTGTATCCCCTGATTTTTCAGATATTTTAAAGCAAAAAATTGCAGAAACCAAAGTCTTGCAACACAGCCGTAAGGCGCTTGGTAATACCTATTTTGATACCGCTGACAATTGGCTACGCCAGCATGATATTGGGCTGCGTATTCGTCAAAGTGATGACGTGTTTGTTCAAACGGTGAAAACGTCAGGCCGTGTAGTGGCGGGTCTTCATCAGCGCCCCGAATATAACGCTGAACATACGTGTAATGAGCCGGATTTGTCTTTGCATCCAGAAGATATTTGGCCAGAAGGGCGTGACTGGCAAACTTTGCAACAAGATATTGCCCCTTTGTTTGCGACTAACTTTGAACGAGAGCAGTGGCTCTTAAGCATGTCAGATGGAAGTCAAATTGAAGTGGCATTTGACCAAGGTGTGGTAGTTTCTGGTGAGCAACAAAGCCCGATTTGCGAAATTGAATTGGAGCTGAAATCGGGTCAAACGGAATCTTTGTTTACTCTTGCACGCCAGTTGTCTGATCAAGGTGGCATGCGTCTTGGTAATTTAAGTAAAGCGGCTCGAGGTTATCGTTTGGCACACAATTACACCTCGGACCCAGTTCTGGATTTTACCTTAATCGAAACCGATCCTAAGTTCAGTGTCGAAGAGTGTTTTATTCAATCACTTGAGCACGGTTTGTCGCATTGGCACTACCATGAACAAATTTATACTGAACAATGTTCTATCGATGCTTTAGAGCAAATCGATTATGCCATCCATTTTATTCGTCAGTTGTTTAGTGTTTATGGGGGCATTATCCCTCGTCGCGCCAGTGCATTATTGCGGCAAGAATTCAAATGGTTAGAAGAAGAATTAGCGTGGCTAAAAACATCGCAATATTTAGATGATTTAACCAAAGATAAAGGTTACGCGTTACGTAAATTGGATTGCCAAAAACAGCTGGTGGCATCCTTAGGTGAGCAAAAAGATGCTTTGCCTGACTGTGAAAACGTGATGAAGTTGTTTGAATCCGCTCGCTATACGGCGGTGTTACTGGATTTAAGTCGTTGGATTCTATCTAAAGGTTGGCAGCCATTTTTAGATGACAAAGCGCGCGATAAGATGGCACAAGATGTCAAGCCTTTTGCCATGAAGCAACTTGACCGTAGTTGGGCGGAATTGATTGAAGCCTTCCCGATAGAGCGAGAGCTTTCTCGTCAGGATTATATCGATCAAAAGAATCGCTTGAAGCGTAATTTATTAACGGGCCTGGCGTTTGCTTATCTATTTGATTTGGAACAACGAACTCAGTTTCGTATGCCTTGGGTCGATTTACTTGAAGGCATCGATGACTTGTTAACGCTCGAACCGTTGCAGCAGTTATTGCCTGAATTGGAAGAAGCGGATCAAGAGCAGCTTGAACGTTGGATTCGTCGTCAAGAAGTCTCCATTTTATATGCGATGGAGCAAACACGATCTCGCTGTATTGAAGCTTCACCATATTGGCATAATTAA
- a CDS encoding potassium channel family protein codes for MKSSLNDADFKPMSLMSLLLSFISLIIVFQLLFTQLPVETRRTLVGIDTAICLLFLMQIAIDFYRSEHRLLYLRTRWLDILASIPFIEILRLARIVQIVRMLLLLIRHGHNFLKQVKQNRREATLATIFTLLILLVTTGSTFMLWFEDDAANSNIHNATDALWWSLVTISTVGYGDHYPVTLGGKVLATAMIICGVGIFGMISGLITSILTSPHHNNDHTNDQSQNDALEQLLQQQQVMLSKIELLEQQLKKQNT; via the coding sequence ATGAAAAGCTCACTTAATGATGCCGATTTTAAACCTATGAGCTTAATGTCTTTATTGCTTTCATTTATCTCTTTGATAATTGTATTCCAACTGTTATTTACTCAATTACCAGTTGAAACTCGACGCACTTTAGTTGGCATTGATACCGCCATTTGCTTACTGTTTTTAATGCAAATTGCCATTGATTTCTACCGTTCGGAACATCGCCTGTTATACCTACGCACTCGCTGGCTCGATATCCTTGCGAGCATCCCATTTATCGAAATTCTACGTTTAGCTCGAATCGTACAAATCGTCCGAATGTTGCTGCTATTGATACGTCATGGGCATAATTTCTTGAAGCAAGTTAAGCAAAACCGCCGTGAAGCGACCTTAGCTACCATTTTCACTTTACTGATTTTGCTCGTGACGACAGGTTCGACTTTTATGCTGTGGTTTGAAGATGACGCTGCCAATAGCAATATCCATAATGCGACTGATGCGCTGTGGTGGAGCTTAGTGACCATTTCAACCGTTGGTTATGGCGACCATTATCCCGTCACTTTAGGGGGCAAAGTATTGGCGACGGCCATGATCATATGCGGGGTTGGTATTTTCGGTATGATTTCTGGTTTGATTACATCCATTTTAACTTCACCACATCATAATAACGATCACACCAACGACCAAAGTCAAAACGATGCATTAGAGCAACTGCTGCAACAGCAACAAGTCATGTTAAGTAAAATTGAACTCTTAGAACAGCAGCTAAAAAAGCAAAACACATGA
- the glnE gene encoding bifunctional [glutamate--ammonia ligase]-adenylyl-L-tyrosine phosphorylase/[glutamate--ammonia-ligase] adenylyltransferase codes for MSLPASLQPISSKALQALIERFPDSLDAWSEQDKSSLEQVLGLSDFIAESLLCDEALLQKLPHLLTHNDRAQHYRSQLQQTLEKCHNEHDFLHQLRLFRRQEMVVIAWRDFLQQWPLETSLKHLSMLAEAMIVEAYQWQYKQCCQEWGTPCNPQGVAQPMLIIGMGKLGGAELNFSSDIDLIFTYPENGETQGHRRSIDNAQFFTRLGQRLIKSLDQVTFDGFCYRVDMRLRPFGESGPLVMSYAALEDYYQEQGRDWERYAMVKARVMGCEMYPQYQELKQMLKPFVFRRYIDFSAIQSLRRMKSMISSEVRRRGLSNNIKLGAGGIREIEFIVQVFQLIRGGREPSLQGRGLLETLTAIEQLGLLGEQEIVDLRQAYLFLRRLENLLQAIADKQTQTLPDDEIDQQRLCVAMSFDDWGALTQHAFLHMEKVHQVFVDLIGEEDESEQTVASHFIEMWDMAGDKDTLEAIIFQDVISQDVIDQNVITQEINAELATSFAVVIVQFKQDLAKKTLGPRGREVLVRLMPKVFDAVFSHPDAEFGLARVLHLLNNIVTRTTYLELLEEHPGALKQLVRLCTASPMISEKLGRYPILLDELIDPQQLYHPIELHQYRSELRDFLARIPEDDMEQQMEALRQFKQICILRIAAADVTGVLPVMKVSDHLTYLAEAIVDAVVQQAWLQLSEKYGEPSHLSEREGKGFAVIGYGKVGGWELGYNSDLDVVFLHDCPENVYTTGKKEIDGRQFYLRLAQRIVHIFSVRTPSGILYEVDTRLRPSGASGLLACSAETFEQYQQQEAWTWEHQALVRARMIYGDDILAQSFADTRHRILTQQRELPALQKEVREMREKMRAHLAEKKAGRFMLKQDKGGITDIEFLVQYIVLQHSHQYGALTRWSDNVRILETMAEQGLIPDEHVQQLIEAYTTLRNEIHHRNLLNLDADVDNSLYTEQRGWVCQQWDAFLGE; via the coding sequence ATGAGTTTACCTGCCTCATTACAACCTATCTCTAGCAAAGCCTTACAAGCATTAATAGAACGTTTTCCAGATAGCCTAGATGCATGGTCTGAACAAGATAAATCGAGCTTAGAGCAGGTGCTAGGTTTGAGTGATTTTATTGCTGAGTCCTTGCTATGCGATGAAGCCTTACTGCAGAAGTTGCCTCATCTATTGACGCACAATGACCGTGCACAACACTACCGTTCGCAATTACAACAAACGCTTGAAAAGTGCCACAATGAGCATGACTTTTTACATCAATTGCGTTTGTTTCGCCGACAAGAAATGGTGGTGATCGCTTGGCGAGATTTTTTGCAACAGTGGCCATTAGAAACTAGCTTGAAACACCTTTCTATGCTGGCTGAGGCGATGATTGTCGAAGCCTATCAATGGCAATATAAACAGTGCTGCCAAGAGTGGGGAACACCGTGTAATCCACAGGGGGTAGCGCAGCCAATGTTGATTATTGGTATGGGGAAGCTTGGGGGCGCTGAGCTGAACTTTTCTTCCGATATCGATTTGATCTTTACCTACCCGGAAAATGGCGAAACTCAAGGTCATCGTCGCAGCATTGATAACGCACAGTTTTTTACTCGCCTTGGCCAACGTTTAATTAAATCACTCGATCAAGTCACTTTTGATGGCTTTTGTTATCGGGTCGATATGCGCTTGCGTCCGTTTGGTGAAAGTGGTCCATTAGTGATGAGTTATGCGGCTTTGGAAGATTACTATCAAGAGCAAGGACGTGACTGGGAACGCTACGCGATGGTGAAAGCTCGGGTGATGGGGTGCGAAATGTATCCTCAATACCAAGAGTTGAAGCAGATGCTCAAGCCATTCGTTTTCCGTCGCTATATCGACTTTAGCGCCATTCAATCTTTGCGTCGCATGAAGTCCATGATCAGTTCAGAGGTTCGTCGTCGTGGATTAAGTAATAATATTAAATTGGGCGCTGGCGGCATTCGTGAAATTGAGTTTATTGTCCAAGTATTTCAATTGATCCGTGGCGGACGAGAGCCAAGTCTGCAAGGGCGAGGTTTACTTGAAACGTTAACCGCTATTGAGCAACTCGGTTTACTTGGCGAGCAAGAGATCGTTGACTTACGCCAAGCCTATCTCTTCTTGCGACGTTTAGAGAACCTATTGCAAGCCATCGCTGATAAACAAACACAAACACTTCCAGATGATGAGATTGACCAGCAACGCTTATGTGTAGCAATGTCATTTGATGATTGGGGTGCATTGACACAGCACGCTTTTCTCCACATGGAAAAGGTACACCAAGTGTTTGTTGACTTGATTGGAGAGGAGGATGAATCTGAGCAAACCGTTGCTTCTCATTTTATTGAAATGTGGGATATGGCTGGAGATAAAGACACGCTCGAAGCTATTATTTTTCAAGATGTTATTTCCCAAGATGTTATTGATCAAAATGTTATTACCCAAGAAATTAATGCGGAATTGGCGACCTCTTTTGCCGTTGTGATTGTGCAATTCAAACAAGACTTAGCTAAGAAAACCTTAGGCCCTCGGGGGCGAGAAGTCTTAGTAAGGCTCATGCCAAAAGTATTTGATGCGGTGTTTTCCCACCCAGATGCGGAGTTTGGTTTAGCGCGCGTATTGCACTTGCTCAATAATATTGTCACTCGCACGACTTATCTTGAATTACTTGAAGAACACCCTGGCGCATTAAAGCAGTTGGTTCGTTTATGTACCGCAAGCCCGATGATTTCGGAGAAGCTTGGCCGTTATCCTATTTTGCTGGATGAATTGATTGATCCGCAGCAGTTGTATCATCCGATTGAATTACATCAGTATCGATCTGAATTACGTGATTTTTTAGCTCGCATACCGGAAGACGATATGGAGCAGCAAATGGAAGCGCTGCGTCAATTTAAACAAATCTGTATTTTGCGTATTGCGGCTGCTGATGTCACAGGGGTATTGCCTGTGATGAAAGTGAGTGATCACTTAACGTATCTGGCCGAAGCCATCGTGGATGCCGTGGTGCAGCAAGCGTGGTTACAACTGAGTGAAAAATACGGTGAGCCAAGTCATTTATCCGAACGTGAGGGTAAAGGTTTTGCGGTTATTGGCTATGGCAAAGTGGGCGGTTGGGAGCTGGGCTATAATTCTGATTTAGATGTGGTGTTTTTGCATGATTGCCCTGAAAACGTCTATACCACAGGCAAAAAAGAAATCGATGGTCGTCAGTTCTATTTGCGTTTAGCTCAGCGCATTGTGCATATTTTTTCTGTTCGTACGCCTTCTGGGATTTTGTATGAAGTGGATACTCGTTTACGCCCTTCTGGTGCCTCTGGATTACTGGCTTGTAGTGCGGAAACCTTTGAACAGTATCAGCAACAAGAAGCGTGGACGTGGGAGCATCAAGCATTAGTACGCGCTCGAATGATCTATGGTGATGATATTTTGGCGCAAAGTTTTGCTGATACTCGCCATCGTATTTTGACTCAACAGCGTGAGCTACCGGCTTTGCAAAAAGAAGTGCGTGAGATGCGAGAAAAAATGCGGGCTCATTTGGCGGAGAAAAAAGCGGGCCGATTTATGTTGAAACAGGACAAAGGCGGTATTACTGATATTGAATTTCTTGTGCAGTACATTGTGTTGCAGCATAGCCACCAGTACGGGGCATTAACCCGTTGGTCGGACAATGTACGAATTTTAGAAACCATGGCTGAACAAGGCTTGATTCCGGATGAGCATGTACAGCAATTAATCGAGGCTTACACTACACTCAGAAATGAAATCCATCATCGTAATCTGCTCAATCTGGATGCGGATGTGGATAATTCTCTCTATACCGAACAAAGAGGTTGGGTGTGCCAGCAATGGGATGCGTTTCTTGGTGAGTAA